A window of the Agrococcus jejuensis genome harbors these coding sequences:
- the tig gene encoding trigger factor: protein MKTTVEQLEPTRAKLTIAVTPEELRPAIDAAYKEIAEQIQIPGFRKGKVPAAIIDQRIGRDQVLSQAVSESIDEHYRAGVAESGIKPLGRPSADIATWPEAKDYSGDLVLEIEVDVRPEFDMPALEGRTVEVSPVAIGDEAIDAELDTLRSRFGTLVTVDRPAAKGDFVTLDLVATIDGAEVDRAAGVSYEVGSGELLDGIDDAVETLTAGEDTTFTSTLVGGEHAGADAEVAVSVTAVKERELPAADDDFAQMASQFDTIAELRDDLSTNVARRETLRQAQDARAALQEALVADAEIPVPTQAVEDEVHRHLEGENRLEDDVHRAEVTEETQKQIRSGILFDRIAEEQDLQVSQTELSQYVMQMAQQYQMAPQELVEILQQNGQLPTILADLLRGKALTWALGQVEVKDTDGAVVDLSEFTQTEPETTESDVEAAIRQAEARIAAEAQD from the coding sequence GTGAAGACCACGGTCGAGCAGCTCGAGCCCACGCGCGCGAAGCTCACCATCGCGGTGACGCCCGAGGAGCTGCGTCCCGCCATCGACGCCGCCTACAAGGAGATCGCGGAGCAGATCCAGATCCCCGGCTTCCGCAAGGGCAAGGTCCCCGCGGCGATCATCGACCAGCGCATCGGTCGCGACCAGGTGCTGAGCCAGGCCGTGTCCGAGTCGATCGACGAGCACTACCGCGCCGGCGTCGCCGAGTCGGGCATCAAGCCCCTCGGTCGCCCGAGCGCCGACATCGCCACGTGGCCCGAGGCCAAGGACTACTCCGGCGACCTCGTGCTCGAGATCGAGGTCGACGTGCGCCCCGAGTTCGACATGCCCGCCCTCGAGGGCCGCACGGTCGAGGTCTCGCCCGTCGCGATCGGCGACGAGGCGATCGACGCCGAGCTCGACACGCTGCGCTCGCGCTTCGGCACGCTCGTGACGGTCGACCGTCCCGCTGCCAAGGGCGACTTCGTGACCCTCGACCTCGTCGCCACCATCGACGGTGCAGAGGTCGACCGCGCCGCGGGCGTGTCGTACGAGGTCGGCTCGGGCGAGCTGCTCGACGGCATCGACGACGCCGTCGAGACCCTGACGGCCGGCGAGGACACCACGTTCACGTCGACGCTCGTCGGCGGCGAGCACGCAGGTGCCGACGCCGAGGTCGCCGTGTCGGTCACGGCCGTCAAGGAGCGCGAGCTGCCGGCCGCCGACGACGACTTCGCCCAGATGGCGAGCCAGTTCGACACCATCGCCGAGCTGCGCGACGACCTGTCGACGAACGTCGCCCGTCGCGAGACGCTGCGCCAGGCGCAGGACGCTCGTGCGGCGCTGCAGGAGGCCCTCGTGGCCGACGCCGAGATCCCCGTGCCGACGCAGGCCGTCGAGGACGAGGTGCACCGCCACCTCGAGGGCGAGAACCGCCTCGAGGACGACGTGCACCGCGCCGAGGTGACCGAGGAGACGCAGAAGCAGATCCGCTCGGGCATCCTCTTCGACCGCATCGCCGAGGAGCAGGACCTGCAGGTCTCGCAGACCGAGCTCTCGCAGTACGTCATGCAGATGGCGCAGCAGTACCAGATGGCGCCGCAGGAGCTCGTCGAGATCCTGCAGCAGAACGGCCAGCTGCCGACGATCCTCGCCGACCTGCTGCGCGGCAAGGCACTCACCTGGGCCCTCGGCCAGGTCGAGGTCAAGGACACCGACGGCGCCGTCGTCGACCTGTCCGAGTTCACGCAGACGGAGCCCGAGACGACCGAGAGCGACGTCGAGGCCGCCATCCGTCAGGCCGAGGCGCGCATCGCCGCCGAGGCGCAGGACTGA
- a CDS encoding ATP-dependent Clp protease proteolytic subunit yields the protein MAETGFPPTVFDRLLRDRIIWLGEDVRDDNANEICAKILLLAAEDPNKDIYLYINSPGGSVTAGMAIYDTMQFVPNDIVTVGIGMAASMGQLLLTSGTIGKRYITPNARVLLHQPHGGFGGTSSDIQTQAQLILDMKRRLAEITAERTGKTVEQVNADGDRDRWFTAQEALEYGFVDHLRESATDVAGGGGTDQEENR from the coding sequence GTGGCTGAAACCGGCTTCCCGCCCACTGTCTTCGACCGGCTGCTGCGCGATCGCATCATCTGGCTCGGCGAGGACGTGCGCGACGACAACGCGAACGAGATCTGCGCGAAGATCCTGCTGCTCGCAGCCGAGGATCCGAACAAGGACATCTACCTCTACATCAACTCGCCCGGCGGCTCGGTCACCGCGGGCATGGCGATCTACGACACGATGCAGTTCGTGCCGAACGACATCGTCACCGTCGGCATCGGCATGGCCGCCTCGATGGGGCAGCTGCTGCTCACGTCCGGCACGATCGGCAAGCGCTACATCACGCCGAACGCGCGCGTGCTGCTGCACCAGCCGCACGGCGGCTTCGGCGGCACCTCGTCCGACATCCAGACGCAGGCGCAGCTCATCCTCGACATGAAGCGCCGCCTCGCCGAGATCACGGCCGAGCGCACCGGCAAGACGGTCGAGCAGGTCAACGCCGACGGCGACCGCGACCGCTGGTTCACGGCGCAGGAGGCGCTGGAGTACGGCTTCGTCGACCACCTCCGCGAGTCGGCGACCGACGTCGCGGGCGGCGGCGGCACCGATCAGGAGGAGAACCGATGA
- a CDS encoding ATP-dependent Clp protease proteolytic subunit, translating to MTPTFEAGGQSLALPQSRYILPQFEERTPYGFKRQDPYNKLFEDRIIFLGVQVDDASADDIMAQLLVLESQDPERDIVMYINSPGGSFTAMTAIYDTMQYIRPQVQTVCLGQAASAAAVLLGAGEPGKRLALPNARILIHQPSTSDASRGQASDIEIQAREVLRMRSWLEQTLASHTKKDVEQVSKDIERDTFLSAEEALEYGLIDQVLTSRKTQPALLG from the coding sequence ATGACCCCGACCTTCGAGGCGGGCGGGCAGTCGCTCGCGCTGCCGCAGTCGCGCTACATCCTGCCGCAGTTCGAGGAGCGCACGCCCTACGGCTTCAAGCGCCAGGACCCGTACAACAAGCTGTTCGAGGACCGCATCATCTTCCTCGGCGTGCAGGTCGACGACGCGTCTGCCGACGACATCATGGCGCAGCTGCTCGTGCTGGAGTCGCAGGACCCCGAGCGCGACATCGTCATGTACATCAACTCGCCCGGCGGCTCGTTCACGGCCATGACGGCGATCTACGACACGATGCAGTACATCCGTCCGCAGGTGCAGACGGTGTGCCTCGGCCAGGCGGCGTCCGCCGCCGCCGTGCTGCTCGGCGCCGGCGAGCCCGGCAAGCGCCTCGCGCTGCCGAACGCGCGCATCCTCATCCACCAGCCGTCGACGTCGGATGCGTCGCGCGGCCAGGCCTCGGACATCGAGATCCAGGCCCGCGAGGTGCTGCGGATGCGCTCGTGGCTCGAGCAGACGCTCGCGTCGCACACGAAGAAGGACGTCGAGCAGGTGTCGAAGGACATCGAGCGCGACACGTTCCTCTCGGCCGAGGAGGCGCTGGAGTACGGCCTCATCGACCAGGTGCTGACGTCGCGCAAGACGCAGCCCGCGCTGCTGGGCTGA
- a CDS encoding copper resistance CopC family protein, translating to MIQTLALAAAAASLVLPLPAHASIVDTNPQDGATITTLPETFTVTASEDVLAVEGSTSNVILITDQAGLYYGDGCTTASGPTLSTAATLGEAGVYTMRYGLVSADGHPIEGVVDFAWQPGDDAAAVPGQSSAPTCGATTPSETPTPEPTAEPTESAEPTASSEPPSSSTAPSTAPTGAPEEGDGEGGLPALAYVGIGIALLAAVAGVIIATYRRGLRKELSDRDEPQDPDEPRDPDAR from the coding sequence GTGATCCAGACCCTCGCGCTCGCGGCCGCCGCCGCATCCCTCGTGCTGCCGCTGCCCGCCCACGCCTCGATCGTCGACACGAACCCGCAGGACGGCGCGACGATCACGACGCTGCCGGAGACGTTCACCGTGACGGCGAGCGAGGACGTGCTCGCCGTCGAGGGCTCGACGTCGAACGTCATCCTCATCACCGACCAGGCCGGCCTCTACTACGGCGACGGCTGCACCACCGCCTCGGGCCCGACGCTCTCGACGGCAGCCACGCTCGGCGAGGCGGGCGTCTACACGATGCGCTACGGCCTCGTCTCGGCCGACGGCCACCCGATCGAGGGCGTCGTCGACTTCGCGTGGCAGCCCGGCGACGACGCCGCAGCCGTGCCCGGCCAGTCCTCCGCGCCGACGTGCGGGGCGACGACGCCCAGCGAGACGCCGACGCCCGAGCCGACGGCCGAGCCCACCGAGTCCGCGGAGCCGACCGCGAGCTCCGAGCCGCCGTCGTCGAGCACCGCGCCGTCGACGGCCCCGACGGGCGCTCCCGAGGAGGGCGACGGCGAGGGCGGCCTGCCCGCGCTCGCGTACGTCGGCATCGGCATCGCCCTGCTCGCCGCCGTCGCCGGCGTCATCATCGCCACGTACCGCCGTGGGCTGCGCAAGGAGCTCAGCGACCGCGACGAGCCGCAGGATCCCGACGAGCCCCGGGACCCCGACGCGCGCTGA